The Setaria italica strain Yugu1 chromosome VIII, Setaria_italica_v2.0, whole genome shotgun sequence genome includes the window ACATGGAAAATATATGAAACACAACAGTTTCACAAATTTATACCAATGTATTTATCGAAAAGGTGACACACAGGTTGTGTTTCAGACTTATAGTCTGAAAGAGCAAATGCTCTTGGAAAGACAAAGGAAGTAGTTGCTTAAAGTTCCTATTGCCGTGCCATTTTAGTTTTATATTTCTTCATGTTTGGAATTTTGCAACCCGATGCAGTTTGGTCCTTTTCTCCCCTCTCATTTCTCAGATGATGCACCTTGGCACTTACTCTGCTTTTCAATCTTCACAGGTTTGAGTTTCCAGGAAAAGCAAGTCTGATTTGAAGACGAATCTTCCAGACTTCCACCACATAATTCTGCTAGTAAACTAAGTTCCATGAGCGGAAAAGAAGGCCGCCTCCACTTGTAGGACCAACGTAAGACTTGGTAATTAGTTGCTGTGAGTATGTAGCTGGATATTGTTTACTATGCTGCCCTGTTTCATGGAACCTTGCCAGATTAGCTAAACTTTGTATTTCAGACATGGTATGTGCAATATTCTGGTAGCACGTAAGCACAAAATCGTATTATGTTGGACTTATTGGGTACTCTGAACATGTATTTTGTTCCTCCTAAATTATCTCCCTAGTAGTATTGAAACGAATATGCGGCCAGGTGATTAAGGGCCCCTGGAATGTACGTTGGTCTGGTGGTTTGAGCATGTGGGCAAGAAGTTTTGTGGTCTCCTGTGTGCCGGTTCCTGTTATTTTTTAGAACAATTATCTGACATTTTCCGATGGCGCGTTCAATTAGAATTTGACAACTAGTAAATCTGTAATTTGTTCTTTTAGATGGCTCTTTGCCACAGTTCAAAACTATAATGCTTTTGTATATGTTGCATGCGTAATGTGTGAAATGGGTTAAAATTTAAACAGACGGTGAGGTGGttgctctttcttttctttttcaaaattttcaaaatcTGTAACGACAAAAGACAGCTGGTGCCACTGGGCCTAAGCTTGGTAGAGACAGCTGGGCCTCTTATTGAGCTCAAATTTTGGTACACATCCGTTAACTAGTCCACAGCAGCCCAAATAGGCATAACAGTACTGTGGACCCGTATTGGCAGAGTAGGCGGAGAAATGTCTGGGATTCATCTGTGATGTTGGATGGCCATCCAACAGTGGAAACAGATCCTTATTGTTTATGTCACACATAGTCTGCAGTAGTAATTCCGAGTTCTCACGTCCTTCAGTTGCAGGCGCCGACGTGGCATCGCCTCTGCTTGCTCGCATACACAGCGGCCTGTATTTTATATAAAATCAATTATTAAATACCTGATAAATCTTATTTTCCTccccaaaaaataaaaaaataaagctCACTTATAGGTAAATAATGCGTATACCAGGTAAATGTCGCGGTGCATTGCGCGATCGATGGCCTCCAGCGACGCCTCCTGGAAGACGGCGGCCAGCAggtcctcctctccctctccctccgccaccgccgccgtggccgccgcagATGGCCTGAACATGAGATGCTGCACGTCGCGCCTTACCTTGGACCACAGCTCTAGCCGCCGGTCGATCATCTGCAGGTCGGCGCAGTCGCCGGAGTACTGGACGCCGGGCCCCGTGGCCGCGGCTGCCGACGTCGTGGTCTCGGCCAGCCGCGGCAGCTTCCGCGCCTCCTCCATCAGGACACGCATCGCTTGCGTCAGGTACTCGGCGGCCGCCTTCTCGGGCGAGCCCAGGCTGGCGGCGCGCTGCATCTGGTGGCTCGACACCCACGCGTACACGTAGGCGGCCGCCCCGGTCCTGAGGCTGCCAGCCATGGAGTCCACCTCCTTCTCCAGGCCGCCGAGGTCGAGGCCGCCCCAGAACTGGTGGCACGCCCTGAACTCCTCCCAGCGGAGCTGGAGGAGATCGCCGGCGTGCGCACGGTCCCTGACGACCGCCAGCTCGCCGTCGACGAGGCCAGCcacgacgtccagcagctcgaaCCGGACGATATGGTGCAGGACCTCGGGGGACGGGAGGAGCAGGGGTTGCCGCACGCTGCCGCTGCCGAGCTCCGGCGATCGCTGGATGAAAACGCCGTGGCCTTCGGTGGTGATCACGGCGGCGCCTGGGTGGTTGCGGTAGGAGTAGCCGACGGCGAGGAGGTGCtgctcgtggcggcggcggcgttggtggCGGTCGTCACAGGCGGCGAGGTCGATATCGCAGTAGTAGCCGTCCTCCACCGATGATACCGCTGGCACGTGGAGGTGGACGACGAAGTGCTTCGTCTCGCCGGCGTAGAGGGCGCCGACGTCAAAatcgcacgcgccgccgccgcagccgacgcgggtgccgtggccgccggcgtcgacgcGGTCGATGCGCACCCCGTTCGGCTCCGCGGCCTTGAGGACGACACGCGtgtcgacggcggcgacggtcgTCAGCCCGCCGAGGCACACGGCGAGGGCGAcggggagctcgccggcgctCGCGTCGTCGACGAAGGAGTAGGTGCCGTGGGATTCTTGCGCGAGGTAGAGGAGAACCTCGGGGTCGTGCAACGCGCCCAAGCCGATGGCGTGGATGGGGTACTTGCCGAGAACGTCGCCGTGGATGCTCTCGCGGCGCCATGCGAACCCCCTCGCGTCCTCGCCGTCGGTGACAAGGACGATGAAGCCCAGGCGgttccggccatctcccggccGCTCATCCAGGATCTGCAGTTAGATTCATCATTCGAGGTTGAGAAAAAGCATCGACCTCACCTGGTGGACATGCATTTGCATATGATGAATTGATGAATGATGATATGACACGACCCGTACCTTCACGGCCTCCTCCAAGGCCGGGAAGAGCGCCGTGCCGCCACGCGCCTCGAGCTTGTCCACGACGTTCATGGCGTTTCTCCGGCCATCGCCGGACAAGTACAGCAAGCCGGAGCTGAGTTCCCTGACGGGGCGGTCGTTGAACGCCACGACGGCGAGGCGGTCCCCGTCGTCGAGCTTGGCGACCATGAACTTGGCGGCGGCCTTAAGCAAGTCCAGCCTCGACGGCCGGTTCTCCCGGTCGTTCATGCTGCCGCTGACGTCCAGCACGGCGACGACGTCGATCGGGAcgcggtgcgccgccgccggcggtgcctCAACGCGAAGCAAGACCTGGAAGTCCTTCCTCGCCTGGCCCAGCGGGATCTCCCGGAAGATCGGGGTGGTGCTCACTttcaccgcctccgccgccacggcggtCGCCGTCATCTGCACACGGGCAATGATCGGATTATTCCAGGTTGCGTGAGCGGCGAAATCAGTTCATCAATCATCGGTTTATTACACGATCATGTTCTTACAGATATTACCGGATGTGAGAGTAGGATCATGGAGAAGAAGCATGTGAGCAATGGACGAAGGATCGTCATCGCTCGGATGGTCTCCATCTCTGTCAGGTAAATGGTGTCGGATGGGAGTGAACTTGATCCCCTCCAAGgctttgtatatatatagacCGGCTGGTGTGGAATATTTTGCTCCTTGGAAGGCTTCGGAATTCACACAAAGATCATTTATCTGTACATAACATATATGGACTTCACCGGCTTCGCTAGAAAATAATTTTCGTATAGTTCAATGAGAAAAAAAGATTTATCAAAAAAGTAGTAACTTTAGTTTGAGAATTTGAGTTGGGAACAAGAATTAAGTTATAGATAAAATGGCAATCTTATGATCAACTAATCTTCTTTGAGAGAACCATGTTAATTATACAATTAAAAGAGTGTTAAGATAGAACTAAATTGGCCTACAAGTCATGGAACAAATATTTCGACGATCGTGGAGAACATAAGTATTTAGAATCGAGGGAGTAAAGACATAGATACATCTATTCGAAAAAGAAAGTTTTCATTTTTATGTAGAACCTGTTGCCGTATCCAACAGTGCCGTTCCCCTATATGACCTCTGTCTCTGCCAACAATCCTCATCCATAACTCCATCCTACAACCCTCGTATCGTCCATTTCTTCACCATGTCATCCTCCTTTTCGCTTCCAATACCCCCGCCTTTATTCTGTGGCTGTTCCAATCTTTCGCACACATTTCAAAATCCTTTATTGATTAGGAAGTTTTTTTAACGACTTTTTCAACTTCGTAGTATTTATTTCGTTCGTGCGAGCCATCTACAATAACCATAAACCTTTGAATTAGCTAATTACTCAAATGAAACCGTATATAATTTCATGCTCCCAACATGTGAACCAGAAATGAATCTTCATACAAGAAGTTGATATGGGCCTTTGACTTGTCACAAATTTGCAGCATTCTAGTCAATGTTGAAACATCCGATAACACTTTGATCTATCTCTACCTATATGCATATTGCCTTGTATAGTTCGATGAGGAATAAGGTTTATCAAAAGTACTACCTTTGGTTCAAGTATTTGAGTTGGGAACAAGAATTAAGTTATCAATAAAATAACAACTTTACCACCAACTGATCTTCATTAAGAGAAACAAGTTAGCAGTACAGTTAAGGAAGGGACAGAAAAAATGCTAAATTTCCGTGGAACAAGTATTTTGAGGATTTGAAAGGAATCGGGCCATTTTTTCCTACAGGATTGTGGCCAAAACAACAAGTATTCTGAGATGAATGGTTAAAGAATTATCTAAAAGTattctaataaaaaaaatttcttttccaTGTAGAATTTATTATATTGCTATGTCTAACAGTGTATGTGTCACCATCCATGACTTCCACAAGAATCACGTACATACCTCTCCACCCTCGGAGCCCTATCAAGTATGTCAGACCATATTCCCTCTCCCACAACAAGCatccccccccccacccacacacacaacCCCACCCCGCATGAAGGCACATCTCCATTCTCCATCCTGTCACTTCTTTTTCGCTTCCATTACCCTCCACATTCTTTGTCCATGTATAATGAAAGCTAACTCCATTTGCATACTAATAACAGATTCTCAAAAAATTCTCATATTAATTAGGAAAAAACTAACCCTTCCTAGACTACTATATACCACCTCCGTCACTGACGACCTCTGGTCTTGCGGAGTACCTTGAGAGGGGATTATCAAGTATCCAAGAGGAGTAGAATGCGACATCTTacatattactccctccatcccagtaggttgttttaatttttttagtgcATAGTTTTTCTATGCACCTATATATGTCTCATAATATTgatgaatttagaaaagctaaaacaacctattaTTTGAACTCGTTGCTAGCGATACGGAGGCTCGGCATGTCCATCAGTCCATGGAAGACAAAAGTAAGGATTAGGTGTGCTCAATTCTGGAACTACAGTGGTGATGTGGACGCATTTTAAATCGAACTTAACGGACACGTACGTGCTTAattacatacatatataaatagTAATCAAGTGTTATTTCTACACACGGTTCTTCATAAGATAAGGTGTTGCATAAGCTCAAATTCAAAAAATTCCGGAGATGATCAGATGATGCACAGAGCAAGGATGGAGTGGTAGACGCGTCACGTATAGGTGCCTTCATGCCTTTGGGTAGTGCATTGTTTTTGCCATCTCCCTAGATACGGAAAGGTGTGCGTGTGCGTGGTCCTATGCATCCGTGTACCAAGAGAATGTTTAATAGTGACGTTTGATGCTAGCTATGGTGTGTCCAGTGCCAACTCAAAAGTCTTGTTAACAAAAGGTGCGCACTACATGTGGCGCTATGTACATGCGCCGTGCGCATCTCGATCAGAAAGGGTgtatttggttgcatgcaccacatgatgcatgcatggatgatcatggatggggtggttcaaccaatttgcttgtaccatatggttcactctaattagtagaataatgtattaagtgggatggtctcatcctggatgagttggtccaattcacccaaccaaacaaaaggatcattattattttgaatcatttcatacatgaatcaaatgatacaaccaaccaaacacacccaaagtaaGTAATCCGGATCGACGTGAAATAGTGCCATGCTAACATCAAGCTAGTAGTAGTAGGCCATCTAGTCATCAAAAGTAGTGTCCTATGATACATAACTTTTTGGTCGAATAAGTATGGTGAGAAATGAAGGGGATGGCTCAACTACCAACCTGCACCATGTGCTGAAAATTACAATACAAATGTGCCGACAGGAGAGCATATTATAGTTCCTGACGGTTTTACAAAATCGAAACTTCAAACCGCCAGGAATCTCCGATTTTCTGGTAGTACAAGATCTCTATTCCTACTACTGGAtatttgatatatatatatatatatatatatatatatatatatatatattaaatatGCAACCGGGACCaatcattcgggactaaaggtcccctctttagtcccgggtattatCAACCGGGATTAGAGGGGCCACATGCATGCACCTGCATTCTTTTTACTGTTGACTGACTAAAGGGTACTAAAGActattttctttttaccctgGACTCTTTTCTCTATTAATGTTAATTGTTGtttcacttatatatatacctatatgtatacatccttagcgtatACTACTTATATGTATACGCTCATATTGCATTGTATGcatgttgtatatatatttcatgatagtatatgcataatattaattataactactatatatacaattcttagaaTATAtttgttgacaccggattttgaccaatcctataaattcagagtaggagataattggagtcacgtacaacaataagaagctagcatgcatgcacatgggcacggagtccaaatcggcttcattggattgattggcaaggagaggcaagactgatataaaggaaaggccatcacgtatggataaaaatgattagaatatacaatatggattctggtgcactttgcatgccatacgtgggaggctaccagaataattatgcatgcggccgatctttgcatgtacgggaggttgtttcatagaataaaatattttagagatagagttgggttagttagagatagagttttttagaaAAGTTTGTCTACGTGACTTGCCtcgtgcgtggttagatgccaattatgtaaagtccgccctataaatataaagggacgtggtcattgtaaagaatcatcacacgatcaataaataaatatatttaCGCATCTACCTTtcagcttcacgccattgccctaggagtaggagtaatgtagcttctcgacgagttccttctagcaagctgggctgcatcgactttgATCTTcggcaagctgcaagttccATCACCAGGTGTTCAgactttaaccaccgggcgcatcgctgtggtttcatctagtttcatctaccagttatcgaatctcttggatctttgacttacgacGCATcacttctgtctcgatctacggtattcaccagttatcccgccttgattaagcttgcatcggctgatatttatctgttctatggtcttgccgtttacgacatattaattgttattaattctgtcggaatagatgatagatctatttttaatagcctgttgcatcttgatcttggccatccttcgagtgttgttgggagtaagttccgttgtgattggattcatcggctagcggggttcagattaacatcct containing:
- the LOC101754555 gene encoding uncharacterized protein LOC101754555; amino-acid sequence: METIRAMTILRPLLTCFFSMILLSHPMTATAVAAEAVKVSTTPIFREIPLGQARKDFQVLLRVEAPPAAAHRVPIDVVAVLDVSGSMNDRENRPSRLDLLKAAAKFMVAKLDDGDRLAVVAFNDRPVRELSSGLLYLSGDGRRNAMNVVDKLEARGGTALFPALEEAVKILDERPGDGRNRLGFIVLVTDGEDARGFAWRRESIHGDVLGKYPIHAIGLGALHDPEVLLYLAQESHGTYSFVDDASAGELPVALAVCLGGLTTVAAVDTRVVLKAAEPNGVRIDRVDAGGHGTRVGCGGGACDFDVGALYAGETKHFVVHLHVPAVSSVEDGYYCDIDLAACDDRHQRRRRHEQHLLAVGYSYRNHPGAAVITTEGHGVFIQRSPELGSGSVRQPLLLPSPEVLHHIVRFELLDVVAGLVDGELAVVRDRAHAGDLLQLRWEEFRACHQFWGGLDLGGLEKEVDSMAGSLRTGAAAYVYAWVSSHQMQRAASLGSPEKAAAEYLTQAMRVLMEEARKLPRLAETTTSAAAATGPGVQYSGDCADLQMIDRRLELWSKVRRDVQHLMFRPSAAATAAVAEGEGEEDLLAAVFQEASLEAIDRAMHRDIYLAAVYASKQRRCHVGACN